From the genome of Scytonema hofmannii PCC 7110, one region includes:
- a CDS encoding ATP-binding sensor histidine kinase, which yields MNLTGYLISQQIYLGHKTVVYRGIRELDRQPVIIKMMRNEYPSFKELIQFRNQFTIAKNLHLEDVIKTYSLELYENSYVLVMEDFGGISLKDYVCDNVETRHGASLREFLQIAIQIVTALEGLYRHRIIHKDIKPANILINPSTKQVKLIDFSIASLLPRETQTLTCPNVLEGTLAYLSPEQTGRMNRGIDYRSDFYSLGVTFFELLTGQLPFTSNDPMELIHYHIAQQPPLVHHINSEIPPTLSAIANKLMAKNAEDRYQSAFGLRYDLEVCLHSLEQTGNIYPFELAKRDICDRFLIPEKLYGRAKEVKTLLEAFGRVAYPLDMGIATDKQTDISSISVTHSLPEMMMVAGFSGIGKTAVVNEIHKPIAKQQGYFIKGKYDQYKRDVPLSGVVQALQDLIGQLLSESDAQLHHWKDKILAALGENAQVMIDVIPELEQILGQQPPILELSATAAQNRFNLLFQQFIQVFATIEHPLVIFLDDLQWADLASLKLMKLLMTDTRCLLMIGAYRDNEVFPAHPLMLMLQDVNAIVNTITLTPLSITDINDLIADTLSCSTQLAQPLAELVYQKTQGNPFFTNQFLKSLYNEGLISFDFQIGSWQCDIARVKMLALTEDVVEFMARQLQKLPIATQTVLKLAACIGNSFDLATLAIVYEQLPDETAVDLWKALQEGLVIPTTEVYKFYQDSSLVKFHLSLENSEQRTNDKEQMTVSYKFLHDRVQQAAYSLIPEDKKQATHLKIGQLLLSSTPKTQQEEKIFEIVNQLNYGVELIIQETERDNLASLNLIAGRKSKTATAYTTALKYLITGIQLLASNCWENNYNLTLFLYQEAAESAYLAGRFEQMIQLADVVLQKASLLLEQVKVYEVKILAFGAQNKAREAVEIALTVLKMLGQELPLKPNQSDIQQAMSETTLNLNGRCVEDLINLPEMTDVNLLAAMRILSLVITFSYQAAPELFPLILLKQVNLSLQYGNAPLSAFAYVAYGLTLCGVMGDIEQGYQFGKLALNLLVKFNAKEVKAKVIQTFNALVRHWKEHTKEILPPLLEAYSAALETGDLEFAALSLKVYSYSSYFIGKELTLLEPEMATYSYAISQLKQEMPLAWTSIFRQVVLNLLGTVNNPWDLCGKSYDEEKMLPLLQQANDRVGLLFLFFSKLQLCYLFGEFQQAVEYATLAEKYLDGGIGQIVTVLFYFYDSLSRLAVYSESLQQEQKSILDKVQINQEKLQKWAHHAPMNYLHKFYLVEAERHRVLNQKSEAIEMYDRATSLAKENEYLNEEALAQELAAKFYLEWGKQRIAQDSFINAYYCYARWSAKAKVYDLEKRYPDLLKPILQQEKILLTPGDTVTTSGGTTSLTSISSTSVSEIIDLTSVIKASQTLSSEIELDKLLDKLMQVVMENAGAKKCVLILPHGNKLVIEAIATISETPTILQSIPVESSSEIPLNLIYYVKNTLKTLVIDDTTAETYSVTDAYLNQYKPKSVLCTPIINQGKLIGILYLENSLTTGAFTSHRLQVLNLLISQVAISLENARLYQKSQELYQQMQSYAQQLEYSLTDLKQMQLQLIQSEKMSALGNLVAGVAHEINNPVGFIVSNLQPTQEYIRDLFHLIDLYQQKFPHPGDEILEEIEAIDLEYLRTDFPKLINSLKLGTDRIRNISISLRSFSRADTTAKVLFNLHEGIDSTLLILKHRLKANKVHPEINIIKDYGDLPLVKCLPGQLNQVFMNILANAIDAIEESLGEKIGFIWIHTQCSSEKQNVIIRIKDNGVGMPDALKSKIFDHLFTTKAVGKGTGLGLSIAHQIVVEQHQGVLEVNSVPGEGSEFIITLPL from the coding sequence GTGAACTTGACTGGTTATCTCATTTCTCAACAAATATACCTAGGTCATAAAACTGTAGTCTATCGAGGTATAAGGGAACTAGACCGACAGCCAGTCATTATAAAAATGATGCGGAATGAGTATCCTAGCTTTAAAGAACTGATACAATTCCGCAATCAGTTCACCATAGCCAAAAATCTCCACTTAGAAGATGTTATTAAAACGTATAGTCTGGAACTCTATGAGAACAGCTATGTTTTGGTGATGGAGGATTTTGGGGGCATATCCTTAAAAGATTATGTCTGTGACAATGTAGAGACGCGCCATGGCGCGTCTCTACGTGAATTTCTGCAAATTGCTATTCAAATTGTGACTGCATTGGAAGGATTGTATCGCCATCGAATCATTCACAAAGATATTAAACCTGCCAATATCCTTATCAACCCTAGCACGAAGCAAGTCAAGCTTATTGACTTTAGTATCGCCTCTCTACTTCCTAGAGAAACCCAAACCCTTACGTGTCCTAATGTTTTAGAAGGAACTTTAGCATACTTGTCTCCCGAACAAACTGGACGCATGAATCGAGGGATTGATTACCGCAGTGATTTTTACTCCTTGGGTGTTACTTTCTTTGAACTCCTCACAGGGCAATTGCCTTTCACAAGCAACGATCCTATGGAGTTAATCCATTATCATATTGCTCAACAGCCGCCACTCGTTCATCATATCAATTCGGAAATTCCCCCAACTCTATCTGCGATCGCGAACAAACTGATGGCAAAAAACGCAGAAGATCGCTATCAAAGTGCTTTTGGTCTCAGGTATGACTTGGAAGTATGCCTCCACAGCTTAGAACAAACAGGAAATATCTATCCATTTGAATTAGCAAAACGGGACATTTGCGATCGCTTTCTCATCCCCGAAAAACTCTACGGACGGGCCAAAGAAGTCAAAACATTGCTTGAGGCATTTGGGCGCGTAGCATATCCTCTGGATATGGGAATAGCAACAGACAAGCAAACAGATATCTCATCTATATCTGTTACCCATTCGTTGCCAGAAATGATGATGGTAGCAGGTTTTTCTGGGATTGGGAAAACGGCTGTCGTTAATGAAATTCACAAACCAATTGCTAAACAGCAAGGCTACTTTATCAAAGGTAAATACGATCAGTACAAGCGTGATGTCCCCCTATCAGGAGTTGTACAAGCGTTACAGGATTTAATAGGGCAACTTCTATCAGAAAGCGATGCTCAATTACACCATTGGAAAGACAAAATTCTTGCTGCTTTGGGCGAAAATGCTCAAGTTATGATTGATGTCATTCCAGAACTCGAACAGATTCTTGGTCAGCAACCTCCTATATTAGAATTATCAGCCACTGCTGCACAAAACCGCTTTAACTTACTGTTCCAACAATTTATCCAGGTTTTCGCAACCATTGAACATCCTTTAGTCATATTTCTTGACGACTTGCAGTGGGCAGACTTAGCATCCCTGAAGTTGATGAAGCTATTAATGACAGATACACGTTGTCTGTTGATGATTGGAGCATATCGAGATAACGAAGTTTTTCCAGCACATCCATTGATGCTGATGTTACAAGATGTTAATGCTATTGTTAATACAATAACATTAACACCCCTCAGTATAACTGACATCAATGATTTGATTGCCGATACGCTTAGTTGTTCTACTCAACTGGCTCAACCTTTGGCAGAATTAGTTTATCAGAAAACTCAAGGCAATCCATTCTTTACCAATCAATTTCTCAAATCCCTATATAATGAAGGTTTAATTAGTTTTGATTTTCAAATAGGTTCTTGGCAGTGCGATATTGCTAGGGTGAAGATGTTAGCACTTACTGAGGATGTTGTGGAGTTTATGGCACGGCAATTGCAGAAACTGCCAATCGCCACTCAAACGGTTTTGAAACTAGCAGCATGTATCGGTAACTCTTTTGATTTAGCAACCTTGGCTATTGTATATGAGCAATTGCCAGATGAGACTGCAGTCGATTTATGGAAGGCTTTACAGGAAGGATTGGTTATTCCCACAACTGAGGTTTATAAGTTCTATCAAGACTCGTCATTGGTCAAGTTTCATTTGTCATTAGAAAACAGCGAACAAAGGACAAATGACAAAGAACAAATGACTGTTTCCTACAAATTCCTTCACGATCGCGTACAGCAAGCAGCATATTCTTTAATTCCTGAAGACAAAAAGCAAGCCACTCACCTGAAAATTGGACAACTGCTATTGAGCAGTACACCAAAAACTCAACAAGAAGAGAAAATCTTTGAAATTGTTAATCAATTAAATTATGGTGTGGAATTAATTATTCAGGAAACCGAGCGAGATAATTTAGCATCATTAAACTTGATAGCTGGGCGGAAATCCAAAACTGCCACTGCATACACAACTGCTCTAAAATATTTGATAACTGGAATACAACTTTTAGCTAGCAATTGTTGGGAAAATAATTACAATTTAACACTTTTTTTGTATCAGGAAGCGGCAGAATCAGCATATTTAGCTGGTCGTTTTGAACAAATGATACAGTTAGCAGATGTTGTGTTACAAAAAGCCTCTTTACTGCTAGAACAAGTCAAAGTCTATGAAGTAAAAATACTAGCTTTTGGAGCGCAAAATAAAGCTAGAGAAGCTGTGGAGATAGCATTAACTGTTCTCAAAATGTTGGGACAAGAATTGCCATTAAAACCCAACCAGTCTGATATTCAGCAAGCAATGTCAGAAACAACATTAAATCTGAATGGCAGGTGTGTTGAAGATTTAATCAATCTACCAGAAATGACAGATGTCAATCTCTTAGCAGCTATGCGTATTCTATCGCTTGTCATCACATTTTCCTATCAAGCTGCGCCGGAACTATTTCCACTTATTTTGTTGAAACAAGTCAATTTATCACTTCAATATGGCAATGCTCCTTTATCAGCTTTTGCATACGTTGCTTATGGGCTGACACTTTGTGGTGTAATGGGAGATATTGAGCAAGGATATCAATTTGGCAAACTTGCTTTAAATTTATTAGTTAAGTTTAATGCGAAAGAAGTGAAAGCCAAGGTTATTCAAACCTTTAATGCGCTCGTCAGGCATTGGAAAGAGCATACTAAGGAAATATTACCACCTTTGTTAGAAGCTTATTCTGCTGCATTAGAAACAGGTGATTTAGAATTTGCAGCCCTTTCTCTGAAAGTTTATTCTTACTCTTCATACTTCATTGGCAAAGAACTTACTCTACTAGAACCAGAAATGGCTACTTACAGTTATGCTATTAGTCAACTGAAACAAGAAATGCCATTGGCTTGGACTTCCATCTTTCGACAGGTTGTCCTGAATTTACTTGGGACAGTTAACAATCCATGGGACTTATGTGGTAAATCTTATGATGAGGAAAAAATGCTACCGCTTCTCCAACAAGCTAACGATCGCGTTGGACTTTTATTTTTATTTTTCAGCAAACTCCAACTATGCTATTTATTCGGAGAGTTCCAGCAAGCCGTAGAATATGCAACGTTAGCAGAAAAGTATTTAGATGGCGGAATAGGACAAATAGTCACTGTACTCTTCTATTTTTATGATTCACTATCTCGGCTTGCAGTATATTCTGAATCCTTACAACAAGAACAAAAGAGTATTCTTGATAAGGTGCAGATCAATCAGGAAAAGTTACAGAAATGGGCGCATCATGCTCCGATGAATTATTTGCACAAATTCTATCTAGTTGAAGCAGAAAGACACCGAGTGCTCAATCAAAAATCTGAAGCTATAGAGATGTACGATCGCGCTACCTCTTTAGCTAAAGAGAATGAATACCTCAATGAAGAAGCACTTGCTCAGGAACTGGCTGCTAAATTCTACTTGGAATGGGGTAAACAAAGAATTGCTCAAGACTCTTTTATCAACGCCTACTACTGCTATGCTCGCTGGAGTGCAAAGGCAAAAGTTTATGATTTAGAAAAACGCTATCCCGATTTACTTAAGCCCATTCTACAACAGGAAAAAATTCTTCTCACTCCTGGCGACACAGTGACAACTTCCGGTGGAACGACATCACTGACATCCATCTCTAGTACCAGTGTTTCAGAGATAATAGATTTGACAAGTGTTATCAAAGCGTCTCAAACTCTTTCTAGTGAAATTGAACTGGACAAGTTACTTGATAAATTAATGCAAGTGGTGATGGAAAATGCAGGTGCAAAAAAATGTGTCCTTATTTTACCTCATGGGAACAAGTTGGTGATAGAGGCGATCGCGACTATCTCAGAAACCCCCACTATTCTGCAATCTATTCCTGTGGAATCTTCTTCAGAAATTCCTCTTAACCTCATTTACTATGTCAAAAACACTCTAAAAACTTTAGTTATTGATGATACTACGGCTGAAACTTACTCTGTCACTGATGCTTACCTTAATCAATACAAGCCAAAGAGTGTATTGTGTACACCCATCATCAATCAAGGGAAGTTAATTGGTATTTTGTACTTAGAAAATTCTCTTACCACCGGAGCATTTACTAGCCATAGATTACAAGTGCTTAATCTTCTCATTTCTCAAGTAGCGATCTCCTTAGAAAACGCTCGTCTCTATCAAAAATCGCAAGAACTCTACCAACAAATGCAAAGCTATGCCCAACAACTAGAATACTCTCTAACTGACCTTAAGCAGATGCAACTCCAACTTATACAAAGCGAGAAAATGTCTGCATTGGGTAATTTAGTTGCAGGTGTAGCACACGAAATTAACAATCCTGTAGGATTTATTGTTAGTAATTTACAACCAACACAAGAATATATCCGCGATTTATTTCACTTAATCGACCTTTATCAGCAAAAATTTCCTCATCCGGGTGATGAAATTTTAGAAGAAATTGAAGCCATTGATTTGGAATATTTGCGAACCGATTTTCCTAAGCTTATTAACTCTTTAAAACTCGGTACTGACCGGATTCGCAACATTAGTATTAGCTTAAGAAGCTTCTCTCGTGCCGACACGACTGCAAAAGTTCTCTTCAATCTTCATGAAGGAATTGATTCTACCCTTCTGATTCTCAAGCATCGTTTAAAAGCTAACAAAGTTCATCCTGAAATTAACATTATCAAAGATTATGGTGACTTACCATTAGTGAAATGTTTACCCGGACAACTCAATCAAGTTTTCATGAATATATTAGCCAATGCTATTGATGCGATCGAAGAGTCATTGGGAGAAAAAATAGGATTTATTTGGATTCATACTCAATGCAGTTCAGAGAAACAGAATGTTATCATTCGGATTAAAGATAATGGTGTGGGAATGCCTGACGCATTGAAATCCAAAATTTTCGATCATCTATTTACTACGAAAGCTGTAGGCAAAGGAACGGGATTAGGATTATCAATTGCCCATCAAATTGTTGTTGAGCAGCACCAGGGAGTTTTGGAAGTTAATTCAGTACCGGGAGAGGGTTCAGAATTTATTATTACTCTTCCTTTGTAA
- a CDS encoding DUF3291 domain-containing protein, with translation MNTERYHLAQVNTATLRAPLDSPEMAEFIAQIESINAIADADPGFVWRLRSEGANDATSIRAFDDERILITLTVWQSLEALSNYVYRGAHANIMRDRRRWFEKTDRPILALWWVPVGHTPTIAEAKERLEHLCLYGSTPIAFSFSKPFPQPNRVELATSSY, from the coding sequence ATGAACACAGAACGCTATCATCTTGCCCAAGTGAACACCGCTACTTTACGTGCGCCACTAGATTCTCCAGAAATGGCAGAGTTCATTGCACAAATCGAAAGTATTAATGCGATCGCGGATGCCGATCCTGGTTTTGTATGGCGTTTGCGGAGTGAAGGTGCAAACGATGCTACCAGTATCCGTGCTTTTGACGATGAGCGCATTTTAATTACCCTAACTGTTTGGCAATCCCTAGAAGCCCTCTCAAATTACGTTTATCGTGGTGCTCATGCAAATATAATGCGCGATCGCCGTCGTTGGTTTGAAAAAACTGATCGACCTATCTTGGCATTATGGTGGGTTCCTGTAGGACATACTCCCACAATTGCTGAAGCTAAGGAACGGCTTGAGCATTTGTGTCTTTATGGTTCAACGCCCATCGCCTTCTCTTTTAGCAAGCCATTTCCCCAACCTAATAGAGTAGAGTTAGCCACTAGTAGTTATTAG
- a CDS encoding tRNA-(ms[2]io[6]A)-hydroxylase gives MLSSELSTINALKQPTSSAWVEQAVANLDTILLDHSQCERKAAGVALNMIFRYPSNAKMVRELTKIAREELEHFELVNQWLEKRGIPLRPLQPPPYGAGLKSQIRSKEPERFLDSLLISGLIEARSHERLGLLAVHCSEPELAKFYHSLMASEARHYGTYWVLADTYFDRDLVRQRLDELAFVESELLATLHREPRIHS, from the coding sequence GTGCTTTCATCTGAACTGTCTACAATTAACGCTCTCAAACAACCAACAAGTTCTGCATGGGTAGAACAAGCTGTTGCAAATCTAGACACCATTCTCCTCGATCACTCCCAATGCGAACGAAAAGCAGCAGGAGTTGCCTTGAACATGATATTTCGCTATCCTTCTAATGCCAAAATGGTGCGAGAGCTAACCAAAATTGCCCGTGAAGAACTAGAACATTTTGAACTTGTCAATCAATGGTTGGAAAAACGGGGTATTCCTCTACGTCCTTTGCAGCCACCGCCTTATGGTGCGGGTTTAAAATCGCAAATTCGCTCAAAAGAACCAGAGAGGTTTTTAGACTCTCTGCTAATCAGTGGTTTAATTGAAGCTCGCAGTCACGAACGTCTGGGATTGCTAGCAGTTCACTGCTCTGAACCGGAATTAGCAAAATTTTACCACAGCTTAATGGCATCTGAAGCTCGTCACTATGGCACTTACTGGGTTCTTGCAGATACTTACTTCGATCGCGATCTTGTGAGACAAAGACTAGATGAACTAGCATTCGTCGAAAGTGAATTATTAGCGACTTTACACCGAGAACCACGAATTCATAGTTAA
- a CDS encoding GNAT family N-acetyltransferase: protein MKNYYQDFLIRHWEESDRTAAANIIRSVLAEYGLGWEPNGADRDVLQVEECYLAIGGEFWVIEHQNQLVGTAAYYPIKRGEKAVEIRKMYLLPSVRGFGLGKHLLQQLEVAIVSQGFQEIWIETASVLVEAVQLYENNGYEKASGVETARCDRVYVKKFYC from the coding sequence ATGAAAAATTACTATCAAGATTTTTTAATTCGTCACTGGGAGGAGAGCGATCGCACCGCTGCTGCCAATATTATCAGATCTGTCCTAGCAGAATACGGTTTGGGTTGGGAACCAAATGGAGCAGATCGAGATGTGCTACAGGTAGAAGAATGTTATTTAGCCATTGGGGGAGAGTTCTGGGTTATCGAACATCAAAACCAACTAGTAGGAACTGCAGCTTATTACCCTATTAAACGAGGAGAAAAAGCTGTAGAAATTCGTAAAATGTATCTTTTACCTAGTGTTAGGGGTTTTGGATTAGGTAAACATTTGTTACAACAGTTAGAGGTAGCAATTGTTTCTCAAGGCTTTCAAGAAATTTGGATTGAAACTGCTAGTGTTTTAGTAGAGGCTGTTCAACTTTATGAGAACAATGGGTATGAAAAAGCATCAGGTGTAGAAACAGCCCGTTGCGATAGAGTGTATGTTAAGAAATTTTATTGTTAG
- a CDS encoding sensor histidine kinase, whose translation MSQESSSRISPPFLSGSSNSDLGLESTLRELPAYNFFAETNCTGAEIAIYFDKYPLLPGVILVEEGKYMGMISRRRLLEFLIRPYGQELFLQQPLSVLYSYARTEILLLTETTPILAAIQLALRRSAELLGEPVVVHTAPDIYRLLDVQELNIASWQIRGIETQVRYERSQALMVQNDKMANLGRLVDGVAHEILDPLNFIWGNLAHVANYSQDLMKLVDAYEKENLPLSEETNQLKQEIELDFLQQDLSRAIASIRAGAERLKKLVTGLQTFCHIDEVYPKPTDIHANIDGIILLINSRITGEIEIVKNYGHLPPLSCFIGQLNQVFMNILSQAVDTLLNEAVRQQMHLETAVTAQKPRIEITTQVISRKVNLPDTPDSRWVSICIADNGPGMSQELQQQITDSFSIEKRADKETNLSVSYRIVKARHGGELNLYSELGKGTEFQILLPL comes from the coding sequence GTGTCACAAGAATCCAGTTCGCGAATATCACCACCATTTTTATCTGGTAGCAGTAACAGTGACTTAGGTTTAGAGTCTACGTTAAGAGAACTGCCAGCATACAACTTTTTTGCGGAGACAAATTGCACTGGTGCTGAAATTGCTATATATTTCGACAAATACCCACTTCTACCAGGAGTCATTTTAGTAGAGGAGGGAAAGTATATGGGAATGATTTCACGGCGGCGACTGCTGGAATTTTTAATTCGCCCATACGGACAGGAGTTATTTCTTCAGCAACCACTCAGTGTTCTTTACAGTTATGCTCGCACAGAAATTTTGTTACTTACAGAGACTACCCCAATATTAGCAGCGATACAACTTGCATTAAGACGTTCTGCTGAACTCTTGGGAGAACCTGTGGTTGTACATACAGCACCTGATATCTACAGGTTATTGGATGTACAAGAATTAAATATTGCCTCTTGGCAAATTCGAGGAATAGAAACTCAAGTGCGGTACGAGCGCAGTCAAGCTCTGATGGTTCAAAATGATAAAATGGCCAATTTAGGTCGTTTAGTAGATGGGGTGGCGCACGAAATTCTAGACCCTTTAAATTTTATTTGGGGTAATTTGGCTCATGTTGCTAACTACAGCCAAGACTTGATGAAGTTGGTTGATGCCTATGAAAAAGAAAATTTACCTCTGTCGGAAGAAACAAATCAACTTAAACAAGAAATTGAATTAGATTTTTTACAACAAGATTTATCAAGAGCGATCGCTAGTATCCGTGCTGGAGCAGAAAGATTAAAAAAGTTGGTGACAGGATTACAAACTTTTTGTCATATTGATGAAGTGTATCCAAAACCTACAGATATACACGCCAATATAGACGGCATCATACTATTAATTAATAGCAGAATTACTGGAGAAATTGAAATAGTTAAAAATTACGGTCATCTACCACCATTATCTTGCTTTATTGGACAATTAAATCAGGTCTTTATGAACATTTTGAGTCAAGCTGTAGATACACTTCTGAATGAAGCAGTTAGACAGCAAATGCATCTAGAAACTGCAGTCACGGCTCAAAAACCAAGAATTGAAATTACGACTCAAGTCATTTCGCGAAAAGTTAATTTACCAGATACACCAGATTCTCGGTGGGTATCAATTTGTATTGCTGATAACGGTCCGGGAATGTCTCAAGAATTGCAACAGCAAATTACTGATTCTTTTTCCATAGAAAAACGCGCTGATAAAGAAACCAATTTATCAGTCAGTTATCGAATTGTTAAAGCGAGACATGGTGGTGAGTTAAATTTGTATTCTGAACTTGGCAAAGGCACAGAATTTCAAATTCTCTTACCTTTATGA
- a CDS encoding permease, producing the protein MNQLNNGFTLFLSLLVEAIPFLLLGVLFSSLLLFFVDERKLAEKMPKNPVMGALFGSLVGFLFPVCECGNVPVARRLLMQGVPTPVAIGFLLAAPTINPVVIWATWTAFRDQPEIVVLRVLFSLLIAVIVGTVFSVQKDLTPIVQPSIARYLKFNPPKSSKSKRSTKDKKNNLLQQGLGVPTVLQSGTYMLGGQAGQTIRMDATALQAAMADSSPSKPLMDKLRLLVDNCIQELRELGAVLVMGSAIAAAVQVLAPRDLIISLGSGPISSIAAMLILAGVVSICSTVDSFFALSFASTFTSGSLVAFLVFGPMIDIKGVGLMLSVFKPKAVLYLFALAAQLTFLFTLFVNLHVF; encoded by the coding sequence ATGAATCAATTGAACAATGGTTTCACTCTATTTCTTAGTCTGCTAGTCGAGGCGATCCCTTTTTTGTTACTGGGAGTTTTGTTCTCCAGTTTGTTGCTATTTTTTGTAGATGAGCGCAAATTGGCGGAAAAAATGCCTAAAAATCCAGTAATGGGCGCTTTATTTGGCAGTTTAGTGGGATTTCTGTTTCCTGTTTGTGAGTGTGGCAACGTACCGGTGGCGCGGCGATTGCTGATGCAGGGAGTCCCTACACCAGTGGCAATTGGTTTTTTGCTAGCAGCACCGACTATTAATCCTGTCGTTATATGGGCCACTTGGACTGCATTTCGAGACCAACCGGAAATAGTGGTGTTAAGAGTTTTATTCTCCTTGTTAATTGCAGTTATTGTTGGGACAGTCTTTAGTGTTCAAAAAGACTTAACTCCGATAGTCCAACCTTCAATAGCTCGTTATCTAAAATTTAATCCACCAAAATCCTCTAAATCCAAACGAAGCACAAAAGACAAAAAGAATAACTTATTGCAGCAAGGACTAGGAGTTCCCACTGTATTACAATCAGGAACTTATATGTTAGGAGGGCAAGCAGGGCAAACTATACGGATGGATGCAACTGCTTTGCAAGCAGCTATGGCGGATTCTAGTCCGAGTAAACCCCTGATGGATAAGTTGCGGTTGTTGGTAGACAATTGCATACAGGAACTGCGTGAACTAGGCGCGGTTTTGGTTATGGGAAGCGCCATTGCAGCAGCAGTTCAAGTACTTGCTCCCCGCGATCTTATTATCAGCTTAGGTTCCGGTCCGATTAGCTCCATTGCTGCTATGCTCATCCTGGCTGGAGTCGTATCGATTTGTTCAACTGTTGACTCATTTTTTGCCTTGTCTTTTGCCTCGACTTTTACCAGTGGTTCCTTAGTGGCTTTTCTGGTATTTGGACCGATGATTGATATCAAAGGTGTTGGTTTAATGTTATCAGTCTTTAAACCAAAGGCTGTTCTATACTTATTTGCTCTTGCAGCACAACTCACATTTTTATTTACCCTTTTTGTTAACTTACACGTCTTTTAA
- a CDS encoding TIGR03943 family putative permease subunit: protein MTSQNRKAKIKNTLLPWLDVLALTAWGVLILKYWLTNKLVLLIHPDYFWLAVAGAIGLLVLSFLKAGQLLQRRRGEVTPDMQHFTVFPPGFGSILLLIVAILGLAITPRVFASQTALQRGVTDFVGTSRVQPQAFRTSVRPEERTLVDWVRTLNVYPEPDAYTGQRAKVQGFVIHPPELGKEYLFIARFVLTCCAADAYPIGLPVKLKEPRDKYPPDTWLEIEGQMVTETIKDKRQLTIAASSFRKISQPKNPYSY, encoded by the coding sequence ATGACTTCCCAAAATCGAAAAGCAAAAATCAAAAATACATTACTACCCTGGTTGGATGTTTTAGCACTGACAGCTTGGGGAGTTTTAATTCTAAAGTATTGGTTGACTAACAAACTCGTCTTATTAATTCACCCTGATTACTTTTGGTTGGCAGTAGCAGGTGCTATAGGACTGCTCGTTCTCAGTTTCTTAAAAGCGGGGCAACTTTTACAACGAAGACGAGGTGAGGTTACTCCCGATATGCAACATTTTACTGTTTTTCCGCCCGGATTCGGTAGTATTTTGCTGTTGATTGTAGCAATTCTGGGATTAGCGATAACACCGCGTGTCTTTGCCAGTCAAACAGCACTTCAACGAGGTGTGACGGATTTTGTAGGAACATCACGCGTCCAACCTCAAGCTTTCCGTACTTCTGTCCGTCCGGAGGAGCGAACTTTAGTAGACTGGGTCCGCACGCTTAATGTTTATCCAGAACCCGATGCGTATACGGGACAAAGAGCTAAAGTACAGGGGTTTGTTATTCACCCACCGGAACTTGGAAAAGAATATTTGTTCATAGCACGATTTGTGCTCACTTGCTGTGCTGCAGATGCTTATCCTATAGGATTACCTGTAAAATTAAAGGAACCTCGCGATAAGTATCCACCCGATACTTGGTTGGAAATTGAAGGGCAAATGGTAACAGAAACCATAAAGGATAAGCGCCAACTTACCATCGCAGCTTCCTCTTTCAGAAAAATCTCTCAACCAAAAAATCCTTATAGTTATTGA